The Haloplanus sp. GDY1 genomic sequence TTTCGATCGCCGCGTTCGTGGTGCTGGTACGTCGTCCGTGGGATGCCACAGTCAAACTGTGATAGTGCGAGTGCCTCGCGGATACGTCGGAGTGGTACGGAAACATCCGGAATGATGTCGGTATTCGTATTCTCGGAAACGTCCGCGAACGCGGTTGACGCGACCGTCTTTCGTTCGGTGACGAATCCGATCTCTTCGACGTAGCTGACGAAGTCGGTTCCGCTGATCCGAAGCCGGTAACTCCCGTTTTGACGACCTCCGAGCGAAGCCTCGATTCCGAGGCCGAGCAACAGACTGCGGACGCCTTCGAGTAACTCCCGGCTCATCGACGCTACGGTAATTTCGCGCTCCTTTCGTGAGACGTGCCCCTCACCTTCGACGTATGCCTTCAGGAATGCCTGTTTGATTGAGGGACTGGCGCGGAACAGACAATCTGGAACGCGTTGATCAGCCGAGCGTTTCAGAATTGCCGGTTCGATTTCTCTGAGGAAGTCGACGAATTCGACCGAGGAACAGCCGATCATCTCGACGCCGTCTCGATCATGGTGTGGCTTGCGCCACCAGTGCAGACCGAGCAGATCGAGACAATCGGCGACGTCACTGAGGACCGCTTCGTCGGCGTTCGTAATTGTTGCTGTCGCGCTTGATGCGGGTCCAGTTACGTGTCCTTCTCCAATCTGATACCCGAGCAATCGGGCCAGTTCCGGGGACAATTTTTCGGGGGTGTCGATTCGATTTGCCGGGCCACTTTTCACGCGATAATGATCGATATCGAGCGAGTCGTCCCACTCGCTATCGAGACGCCTCGGAAGTGCGATGAACCTCCCTTCGTTCAGTTCTTCGGCGTTCTGGGGCTCCATTCCGAGATTATTCCGAACGAACAGAGGGTGTGACGGCGTTACCTCCACCTCGCGACCGGATTTGGTGCGAATGCGGTACATCCGCTCGGGCGCTTCCCGTTTCCACACCTTCGTCGCCTGTCCGACGGTGATGTTCCCGTCGGCAGTCACCGTCTGGACGGAGAAATCGACCGGCTCGTACACTCCGTCGTCGACCGATACCGGATTTTCCAGCCGCGATTCGACGAGTTCTCCGAGCGTTCGCACCGTCCCGTCTCCGAGAACGATCTTGGTATCATGTTTCTGACATTTTCCCGTACCGGGATCACCGATCAACAGCATGTGCAGGTCCCCCCGGATCCGCGATCCGTCGGGGAGGTTCTTCGTCACCCCCGAGAACAACTGGAGGATCATCGCGAGTTTCTCCTGGTCGTAGCCGTAGATGGAGGGGGCCACGGAGGCGACCATCTCGTCGTAGATGTCGGGGTGGTTCGAGAGGTCGACGATGTCCTTCTTGTCCGCCTCGCTGATCTCCATCTCCTCGAACTGTTCGTCCTCGATCTGGACGCTCACCCCGTCCATGTAGAGGTCGAACAGCTGTGATTTCTCGTTGCCGTCGGTGACCTGCTCGATGTGGAGGACGCCGGTGACGGTGACGTGGTCGCCGGCGGTCACCTCGCCGGTGATGTCGTCCTCGATGTCGACGTCGATGCTCTGGGGCGTCTCGCCGCCGCGGAGGCCCTCCGGGCTCTCCTGTACCCGGAGCTTCTGGGAGTCGACGAACTCCGACTGGTCGTAGTTGACCCGGAAGGGGCCCTGTCGCTCGCAGCCCTGACACTCGTGGGGTTCCTGGAAGCCGCCGTCGGACTGGGGGATGTAGGTCATCGTGCCACAGCGCTGGCACTCGAAGGCGGCCTCGGTGATCTTCGGCCGGACGTCGGTCGCCTTCCGGATGATGCCCGAGACGGCGATCATCCGGCCGACGTGGTTGTCGTGGACGCGGATGGAGCGGATGTCGACGGTGTCGGGGAGGTTCCGCAGGCGGACGTGGGCCTGGCCGAGGGAGACGTCCGCGGGCAGGTCGTACACGCGCAGGGCCTCCTCCGCGAACTCGCCGATCTGATCGGGCTGGGAGAGGAAGTCGTCGGCGAGGTCCTGATCGAACTGGTAGAGGTCGTCGTAGTCGACGTGCAGCGAGCGCTGTTCGTTGGGGTAGCGCTGTGCGAGGCGACTGATCTCGTCGCGGTAGTAGTTCCGATAGAAGCGAACGAACCGGTCGATCAACTCCTGGTTCTGCGACGACTGCGCCATTGCTACTCGGTCGTGCCGGATCGCCTAAGAGTCTTCGCTCGGTCGCCGATCAGAACGACACGTCCGTCTCGATGTCCTCGGCCGCCTCCCGCAGGCCGTCCTCGCGGGAGTCGCTGGCGAGGCGCCCCTCGAGGTCGGCGTCCGTCAGGAGTTCCGCGAACGCGTCGCGGAAGCGGTCGTTCGCGCGGGTGGCCTCGCGCTCCGTCTCGCGAACCGCCGCGTCCTCGTTCGCCCGGTCGGCGTCGCGAACGAGGTGACAGTCGAGTCGCGCCCGGCGGACGGTCTCGGTGGAGACGTCGAGGGCGTCCGCGAGTGCCGCGTCGTCGTCGCCGTCGTAGAACTCCCGGATCAGGCGGACGTAGGCGTCCGTCCGGAGCTCCGTCTCGAAGTCGTAGCGCTCGCGCATGGTCCGGACGAGGTCACGCAGGCGGGCGTCCACCGCCTCGGGGTCGTCCGCGTCGACGAGCGAACCGCGGGATTCGGCCTGTCGCTCCGTGACCGTCTCCTCGCCCGTCGCGTCGAGAAAGATGTCCCGTAGCTCCGCGGTCTCGTCGTCCATGCTTCAGGAAGTCCGTTCGTGGGCAAAAACCCATCGCCGGGTCGTTCGGAGCGGCTCCCGGTCGGCGCCGACCCCCAGGCGTCCATGACCGTGGCCGGGGGGCCGAGCGGCGACCGCTCCGGCTTCGTCAACCACCACAAACTAAGTGGTTTACGAAAGTCGGGGTCGGTATGACCGCCACGACGGACTCGGTCGAACTGGTCGGCGAGGAGGTGACCGGCAACGTCGCCCGCGCGGTGCTGTTCGCGGCCGCGACGAGCGCGACGGCGCCGGTGGACATGGTCCACCCGCTCGCGCCGAACGTCCCCATCACGCTCCAGACGCTGTGGGTGTATCTCGCGGGCATCGTCCTCGGCCCCCTGTGGGCGGGCGTGGCGTTCACGCTCTACCTGCTCGCCGGACTGATCGGGCTGCCGGTGTTCGCCGGCGGCAACGCCGGTCTCGGCGTCATCCTCGGCCCCACCGGCGGCTTCCTGATCGGCTTCCCGCTCGGCGCGATGACCATCGGCGCCGTCGCCCACGGGACCGACGGCCTCACCGCCCCCGGCGAGGTTCCCGTGCCGCGACTCGTCCTCGCCTTGCTCGCCGGCACGGCCGTCGTCTACGCCGCCGGCGCCGTTGGCTACGCCGTCGTGCAGGCCATCGGCCTCGTGGCCGCCGTCTCGGCCGTCGTCGTGCCCTTCCTGCCCGTGGCGGGGCTGAAGATGGCCGGCACCGTCGCCATCGTCCGCAGCGAGGCCATCGTCGCTCGATGACGATTGCGGTCGAGGACTACACCTACCGGTACGGCGACGACGTCCTCGCCGTCGACGGCGTCTCGCTGACCGTCGACGACGGCGAGTTCCTCGTCCTCGCCGGCGCCAACGGCTCGGGGAAGACCACGCTCGTCCGCGGGTTCAACGGCCTGCTGACGCCCGCCGAGGGGTCGGTGCGCGTGAACGGCCGCCCGGTCGACGACGACCCCGTCGCCGCCCGGTCGAGCGTCGGCATGGTGTTCCAGAACCCCCGCGACGGCTTCGTCGCCGCCACCGTCGGCGCCGACGTGGCCTTCGGCCCCGAGAACCTCGGCCTCGCGCGGGCGGACATCGACCGCCGGGTGGCGGACGCCCTCGACGCCGTCCGCATGGCCGGCCGGGGCGAGGAGCGCATCGACGAACTCTCCGGCGGCGAACGCGAGCGCGTCGCCATCGCGGGCGCGCTGGCGATGGAGCCCGACCACCTCGTCCTCGACGAACCCTTCACCGGCCTGGACTGGGCGGCCCGGCAGTCCGTGCTGGAGCGACTGCGCGCGCTCCACGCCGACGGCGTGGGGGTCGTCGTCGTCACCCACGACCTGCGCGACGTCGCGGCGCTCGCGGACCGAACCGTCGTCCTCGCGGACGGGACGATCGCGCTCGATTCGGCCGACCCCGCTCCCGACGACCTCACCGCCCTCGGCGTCCGGCCACCATGATCCGGTACGTCGCCGGCGACACCCCCGTCCACCGCCTCGATCCCCGAACCAAGCTGTTCGTGCAGGCGGCCGTCGCCGTCGCGGCCTTCGCGCACACGACACCCCGGGGACTGGCGCTGCTGACCGCGTTCGTCGCCGGCGTCTGCTGGCTGGCGGCCACGCCCGTCCTCGCCAGCCTGCGCTCCTACCGCGCCTTCCTCCCCTTCCTCGTCGCGGGACCGGCCGTCGAGGGGGCGACCCTCGGCGCGCCGTGGTTCGTCCCCGCGGACGCCGTGGCGCCCGCGCTGGCGAGCTATCGGGTGGTCCTCCTCCTGCTGGTCTCGACGGCGTACATCCGCACCACCCGCGTCCGCGAGTCGCGGGCCGCCATCCAGTGGCTGCTGCCGGGTCGCCCCGGCGTCGTCCTCGGTGCCGGCGTCGGGTTCGTCCTCCGATTTCTCCCCGTGCTCCGGGACGACCTGTCGACCATCCGGCAGGCGATGGACGCCCGCCTCGGCTCCGAGCGGTCGCTCCGCGAGCGGATCCGCCTGATCGGCGTCACCGGCCTCCGCCGGGTGTTCGTCCGCGCCGACCGCTTCGCGCTCGCCCTGCAGGCCCGGTGTTTCGCCTGGAACCCGACGCTGCCCGAACTCGATCCGACGTGGCGGGACTGGCCCGCGCTCCTCGTCGGCGTCGGCGCGCTCGCGTGGGCCGTCTGGTGACGCTCACCGGGCGTATTCGACGACGCTCCCCGCGGCTGGCCGTCGTGAGACGGGTGACCGCGCCGTCGACGAAGCCCCCCCCCTCCGTTTTGAGTTCCCCGAGCCGCCGCCTTCGGACAGCGAGGTGGTACGGCCTCGGACTCGACGCAGTCATCAGACACGCGGGGTCCCGGCGGTCCAGCAAAGACTTTGCCGGTTCGGGGTACACGGCGGACCATGCATAGCTTCCCTGGCGAGGACTGCCGCTGCGAGGAAGTACACGGCGGACACGGCCACGAAGGACGGGGAGACAGAGACGGTGTCTGCGACAACTGCGGAAGCGAACTGGAATGGACGCTTGCCGTTGACGGCGTCCAACGCCGCGTCTGTCCCAACTGCGACGAGTAGCGAACGAAGCGTTCGATTTCTGAGTGTCTATGGCAGAATCCGACCGCCTCAGCGAGTGTATCGAGCGGATCGACTCGTCGTTTGTGGCGCGAAAGCGGACTCCCGAGTGGGCCAAGTGGGCATCCGGTGTCATCTCGCCGGTATAGCACCGAGGGGTGCCAGTCGGGGTCCCGATGAACTGGGAGTCACGCGCGTCACGTCGTCGTTCACGACTGGGTGCACAAGGCCGATCTACCGCCGATTTCGACGGTGAGTGCGGATCAACTCGCGGATGCGAGTGGACGGCGAAGAGGTGGCTATCGGTCTCGGCGGGGATACCGGGAGCACCGAACCGGACGAGTGACGACCGTGGAAGCTAGACCGTAGTTCGATCCTCCGGCACATCCCTCTGAAATAGTTCGCTCCGTCTGTTTTCGCCCGGCGTGCCAACCTTTAACCTCCACCTGGGTCGCCCACTACGTATGCCCGTCCTCCAAACCGTCACCCGGGAGACGTTCTGGACCATCGGTCCGGTCGGCGAGGCCGCCTTCTACTACCTCGCGGCCGTCGCCGTCCTCGTCTTCCTGTACGGCGTCTACGCGCGGGTCCGCACCTACGCCGCGGCGCCGGCCGACCCCTTCGACCGCCTCGACGACCTGCCCGGGCGCGTCGCCCGCGCCACCCGCCTCCTGCTCACGAACGAGGCGCAGTTCGACCGCGACGTCTACGCCGGCGTGATGCACACGTTCATCGTGTGGGGGTTTCTCACCCTGCTCATCGGGACGACCATCCTCGCGGTCGACATGGACGTCTGGACGAAGCTCCTGGGTCGGGACTCCTTTTTCGTCGGCGACTTCTACCTCTCGTACTCGCTGGTGATGGACGCGATGGGGCTGCTGTTCGTCGTCGGCGTCGGCATGGCGCTCTGGCGGCGCTACGGCGTCCGCGACCCGCGCCTGTGGGGGAAACACACCGACCTCGAGGACGACGCCTTCGTCTGGACGCTCTTCGTCCTCGGCGTCGGCGGCTACGTCGTCGAGGCGCTTCGCATCCTCGGCACCGGGTTCCCGGCCTTCGAGACGGTGAGTTTCGTCGGCTACGGCCTCGCGCTCGCGGGCCGGGCCGCCGGCGTCGCCCCGGGGACCGCCGAGGCCGTCTACACCGTCGCGTGGTGGAGCCACGCCCTGCTGGCGCTCGGGTTCGTCGCCCTCCTCCCCTACGCCAAACCCGTCCACATGCTCACCTCGATGGCGAACGTGGTGACCCGGGACGGGAAGGCGGGCAAGCGGCTGCCGGGCGTCCCCGCCGACGCCGACCCCGCGGACATCGGCACCGGCTCCGTCGACGACTTCACCTGGCGCGAACTCCTCGATCAGGACGCCTGCACCACCTGCGGCAGGTGTTCGTCGGTCTGTCCCGCGGAGGAGGTGGGCCGCAACCTCGACCCCCGGGACGTGATCCTCGACCTGAAGGCCTACCGCGAGCGGCGAGCGGCGGGCGAGGGCGAGGACCTGCCCATCGTCGCCGACGGCGGCGAGAGCGTGATCGCCGCCGAGTCCATGAACGCCTGTCTCTCCTGTATGGCCTGCATGGACGCCTGTCCCGTCGACATCGAGCACGTCCGGCAGTTCACGGGCATGAACCGCCGGCTCACCGAGTCGGGGCAGATGGACCCCCACGTGCAGGACGCGATGATGAACGCCTTCCAGCAGGGCAACGTCTTCGGCGACCCCGCCCGGAAGCGCCCCGAGTGGACCGACGCCCTCGACTTCGAGGTGCCCGACGCTCGCGAGGAGTCGGTCGAGTTGCTGTGGTACGTCGGCGACTACCCCTCCTACGACGACCGGAACCGGCGGGTCGCACGGTCGCTCGCCCGCATCTTCGAGGCCGCGGACGTCTCCTACGGCATCCTCTACGAGGACGAGGCCAACGACGGCAACGACGTGCGCCGCGTCGGCGAGGAGGGGCTCTACGAGATGCTCGTCGAGGACAACGCCGCCGCCGTCGCGGACGCCGAGTTCGAGGAGATCGTCTGCACCGACCCGCACAGCTACAACACCTTCACCCACGAGTACCCCGAGATGGCCGCGGAGTTCGACTACCCCGTCTCCCACTACACCGAGGTGGTCGAACGCCTCGTCCGCGAGGGGCGCCTCGACGTGCCCGCCTCCCTCGACCGGACCGTCACGTACCACGACCCCTGTCACCTCGGGCGCATGAACGACGTCTACGAAGCGCCCCGCGACCTGGTGTGCGCGACGGGCGCGACCCTCGCCGAGATGCCGCGCAACCGCTCGGACTCCTTTTGCTGTGGCGGCGGCGGGGGCGGCGTCTGGACCGAAGTCGAGGAGGAGGTGAAGCCGAGCGAGGAGCGCCTTCGCGAAGCCGTGGCGGACACCGCGGGCGACGTTGAGTCGTTCGTCGTCGCCTGCCCCATGTGTACGACCATGTTCGAGGACGGCCGCAAGACGGGCGGGTTCGAGGACGACGTGGAGATTCTGGATCTGACGGAGTTGCTGGTGGAGGCGATGGACGCCGACGCCCCGGCCGTGGCCGACTGAGCGCCCGGCTTTTTTGCTCGCTCGCGACGTGGTGGGCGGTGTGTCCCTCACTCCCGAGCCCCCGCCGGCCTCCCTCGAACGCCGACGGATCGCCGTCTTCTGTCTCGTCGCCTTCGGCCTCTCGTGGACCGTCGGCCTCGCCATCTACCTGACCGGCGGCCTCCGCGACAGCCCGGTCCTGCTCGGGACGCCGCGGATCACGCTCGCCGTCGCCCTCCTCGCGACGGGCTACATGTGGGGCCCCGCCGTCGCCAACGCCGTCACCCGCGTCGTCACCGACGAGGGGTGGACGGACCTCCGTCTGCGACCCCGCCGTGCGGAGTGGCCGGTGTGGGTCGTCGCCTGGGTCGCTCCCGTCGCCCTCGTCCTCGTCGGCGTCGGCGCCTACGCCCTCCTCCTTCCGGCGCACCTCGATCCGACGCTCGGGACGCTCCGGTCGGCGCTCGGCCTCCCCGCGGGGGCGCCGCTCCCCGCGAGTCCGCCCGTCCTCGTCGGCCTCGTCGTCGCCCAGGCCCTCCTCGTCGCACCGGTGGTCAACGCCCCCTTCGCGTTCGGCGAGGAGTTCGGCTGGCGGGGCTACCTCCTCCCGAAACTCCTGCCGCTCGGCTGGCGTCGCGCCGTCCTCGTCTCGGGTGCCGTCTGGGGCGTCTGGCACTGGCCCGTGATCGCGATGGGGTACAACTACGGGCTCGACTACCCCGGAGCGCCGTGGACGGGGCTGCTCGCGATGACGTGGTTCACCGTCGTCGTCGGCGCCTTCCTCGCGTGGGTGACGATCCGCGCGGGGAGCGTCTGGCCGGCCGTCGTCGGCCACGCCGTCGTCAACGGCGTCGGGGGGCTCGGCGTCCTCCTCGTGTCCGGGAATCCGACGCCCCTGCTCGGCCCGGCGGCGGTGGGCGTCGTCGCCACGCTAGGCTGGGCCGCCGCCGCCGTCGCCGTCCTGCGCCGCGACGAAGAGCCCGAACGCCGATGAGCCGAGGGGACGGCGCTTCCGGGCGACGAGGCGGTCGAGGACGAGGACGGCGGCCGTGAGTCCGAGAAGCCCCGCCAGCAGGCCGACCGCGACGGCCCACCCGGCGGCGTCGGCCGTCGAGCCGACGACCAGCGGCCCGAGCGCCCCGAGCAGGATGTAGCCCGTCCGGAAGAGTCCGAAGCCGACGCCGCGTTCGGCGTCGGCCAGCGCGTCGACCGCTCGCGACTGGACCGGCGGCCCCCACGCCATCGCGGCGCCGACGAGCGCCACCGCGGGGGCCGCGAGCGCGAGTCGCGTGGTGAGCGCGAGGGTCGCGTAGCCGGCGGCGCCGGCGGCGAACAGCACGGCGACCACGGTCTCCCGGCCCACGAGGTCCGACGCCCGCCCGCTCACCGGCTGGAACGCCGCCACGACGACGAAGTACGCCGAGAACAGCAGCCCCGCTCGCGCCATCGAGAGCCCGTGGTGGTCGACGAGGAAGACGGGGAGCAGGGAGACGGTCGCGAGCGCGGCGAACTCCCCGACGACGGCGAGGAAGACGGCGAACGCGACGGGCGGTCGCGAGAGGACGCCGACCAGCGCCCGCGGGTCGACCGTCCGGCCGCCGTCGGTCGTCGCCGTCGGCCGTTCCCCCTCCCTGCCCGCGACCACCACGGCCACGAGCGCGGCGGCGACGAGCGCCCCGCTCCCGACGACGCCCCGCCACCCGAACCGGGCGCCGAGCAGCGTCGCGAGGACGGGCGCGGCCAGCCCCGCGACCTGCCCCCCGACGCGGTGGACGCCGATGACGCCCCCCGTCGCGTCGAAGCGGTCGGTCAGCAGCGCCGTCGCCGGCGTGTAGTACAGCCCCGCCCCCGCGCCGAGCAGCAGGGCGAAGGCGGCGAACGCGAGGAGGGAGGGAGCGGCGGCGAGGGCGACGGCCCCGACGGCCGTACAGGCCAGCGCGGCGAGCACCACCCGCCGCGGCCCGTACCGGTCGCCGGCGGCGCCGCTCGGCAACTGCGTGACGGCGTACACCAGCCACATCCCGGTGAGGACTGCCCCGACCGTGCCGCTGGTGACGCCGAACGTCTCCCGGAGCGAGGGGACGACCGGACTGACGAGCAACTGCGCGAGCCGGACCGCGAAGTACGACCCCACACAGACCGACAGCGCCGTGTGGCGCTCGTCCCACCCGCCCGACGACAACTGTGACATCTGTTGTCATGGATAACAGTCTATAGTAATATATATTTTCGCACCGGCCGGAGCTTCCGCCCGCCGAGGCCGCCGACCTCCGGTCCCTGTCGTCCGCGAACGGGCCGCTCCGCCCCCCGAACCGGGGTTCGCCGGAACGAACCGGACCACTAATGTGGGCGAGGTGTGATTGTCGGGGTGACTGACCGTGTCGAACCCGTTCGCAGCCCGAGCCGTTCCGTCGTGATCGACCACGAGTCCCTTCTCGCCCGCTCGACCGACGTCGTCTCCGTCGTCGACGCCGACGGGGTCGTGAAGTACCAGAGCCCGTCGGTCGAGCGCGTCCTCGGCTACGACCAGGAGGCGTTGCTCGACGAGTGTCTCCTCGAATACGTCCACCCGGAGGACCGGGAGGCGGTCCGCCACATCTTCGCGGCGACGGACTCGGTCGGCACGGAACGCGACTCGGTCGAACACCGGTTCCGACACGCCGACGGATCCTGGGTCTGGCTGGAGACCCGCCGCTCGCCCGACTACGACGCCGACGCCGGCGGCTACGTCAGCACCTCCCGCGACGTCACCCGTCGAAAGCGCACCGAGCGCGAGCGCGAGCGCCTGCTCGACCGCATGGGCGACGGGTTCCTCGGCATCGACGACGACTGGCAGGTGACCTACCTCAACGACGAGGCCGAGCGCCTGCTCGACACGTCCGCCGAGGCCCTCGTGGGCGAGGACGTCCGGGAGTCGCTGGAACACGAGACCCCCGCCGTCTTCCACGACCAGTACCGCGAGGCGATGACGACACAGGAGCCGGTCTCCTTCGAGTCACACGTGCCGGCGCTCGACGCCACCATCGAGGTCCGGGTCTTCCCCTCCCCGACGGGGCTGTCGGTGTACTTCCGCGACGTGACCGAGGCCAGGCGGATCAAGCGGGAACTGGAGCGAACGGTCGAGACGCTCCACGGGCTCCACGAGATCGCGGCCGCGACCGATCTGACGCTCGCCGAGAAGCAGTCCCGGCTGCTCGAAACCGGTCGCCGACATCTCGATCTGCCGTACGGGTTCGTCACGCGCATGACCGACGACAAGCAGGTCATCGTCGACGCCGTCGGGGACCACTCGCTGCTCCGCGCCGGCAACTCCTGTCCCATCGAGGAGTCCTACTGCCGGAAGACCCTCGAAACCGACGGCCTGCTCGCCATCCGCGACGCCGCCGACGCCGGGTGGGAGGACGACCCCGCCTACGAGCGGTTCGACCTCGGCTCGTACGTCGGTGGCCGGATCGAGGTCGACGGCGAGCTGTACGGGACGCTCTGCTTTGCGGCCACGGACCCCCGCGCCCGGGCGTTCACCGACAGCGAGCGCTCGTTCGTCGAACTGGCGGCGCGGTGGCTGGCCTACGAGTTCGAGGAGGCCCAGTACCAGCGACGGCTCGAACGGCAAAACGAGCGGCTAGACAACTTCGCGAGCATCCTCTCTCACGACCTCCGCAACCCCCTGAACGTCGTCCAGGGCCGGCTGGACCTCGCGGCCGAACGGTACGACGACGAGGACCTCGACGCCGCGACCGCCGCCCTGGATCGGACCTTCGACCTCATCGACGACGTCCTCGCCTTCTCGCGGGCGGGCGGGGACGTCCTCGACCCCGAACGCATCGCCCTCCCGGCCGTGGCCGACCGGGCGTGGGCCATCGTCGATCCGGGCGGCGCCACCCTCGACGTCACGCCCGACGCCGGGACGGTGACGGCCGACGAGACGCGCCTCCAGCAACTGCTGGAGAACCTGTTCGCCAACAGTGTGGAGCACGGCTCTACTGACGGCCGGACGCAGTCCGGCGACGGCGTGACCGTCACCCTCGGCCCCCTCGACGGGGACGAGGGGTTCTACGTCGCCGACGACGGTCCGGGCATCCCGCCGGAGCGGCGCGAACGCGTGTTCGAACTGGGACACACCGACGACGATGACGGGAGCGGTCTCGGCCTGGCCATCGTCCGCGAGATCGCGGACGCCCACGGCTGGGAGGTGGTCGTGACCGAGAGCGAGGCGGGCGGCGCCCGCTTCGAGGTCGTCACCGACGCGGCCGGGACCGACCTCCCGGTGACCCCCTGACATTTGTCGTCGGGCCCCGAAGCGCCCCCATGCGCGTCAACGAAGCCGACCTCGACTGGGACGTGACCGAGCGCGACGAGACGTCGTTCCGCCGGAAGCGACTCGCGGCGGCGGCCGGCGGCGACCGACTCGGCTGCTCGCTCTACGAACTCCCGCCGGGCAGGAAGTCCTGGCCCTTCCACTTCCACGCCGGCAACGAGGAGGCCATCTACGTCCTCGCGGGCACGGGCCACCTCCGCACCGACGACGGCACCGAACCCCTGGAGCCGGGCGACTACGCGGCCTTCCCGGTCGGCCCCGAGGGGAGCCACCGCGTCGTCAACGACGGCGACGAGCCCCTGCGGTATCTCGCGCTGTCGACGATGAACCACCCCGACGTGACGGTGTATCCCGACTCCGAGAAGATCGGCGTCTACGCGGGGTCGGCGCCCGGAAGCGACGACTCGCGGACGGTCTCGGG encodes the following:
- a CDS encoding cupin domain-containing protein, whose protein sequence is MRVNEADLDWDVTERDETSFRRKRLAAAAGGDRLGCSLYELPPGRKSWPFHFHAGNEEAIYVLAGTGHLRTDDGTEPLEPGDYAAFPVGPEGSHRVVNDGDEPLRYLALSTMNHPDVTVYPDSEKIGVYAGSAPGSDDSRTVSGYYRRDDDVDYWLDEA